Proteins found in one Aquibium microcysteis genomic segment:
- the hpaE gene encoding 5-carboxymethyl-2-hydroxymuconate semialdehyde dehydrogenase, protein MSDLATNLAKANDYLARFRKDGVMNHIGGESVAAADGGTFQSVSPIDMAPLATVARGTVADIERAAKAAKAAFPAWAAMNGDARKALLHRIADAIVKRAEEIAFVECMDTGQALKFMSKAALRGAENFRFFADRAPEARDGRTLRAPDQVNMTTRVPIGPVGIITPWNTPFMLSTWKIAPALAAGCTVVHKPAEFSPLSARLLVEIAEEAGLPKGVWNLVNGYGEEAGRALTEHPDIKAIGFVGESRTGSLIMKQGADTLKRVHFELGGKNPVIVFADADLERAADAAVFMIYSLNGERCTSSSRLLVEDSIHDAFTATVAEKARRIPIGHPLDPKTVIGPLIHPDHEKKVLSYVETARREGATIAAGGAKVTTGELGRGCYVEPTLFTNARNDMRIAQEEIFGPVLTAIPFRDEAEALALANDVPYGLTGYLWTSDVTRAFRFTDALQAGMIWVNSENVRHLPTPFGGIKNSGIGRDGGDWSFDFYMETKNVAFATGAHAIARLGG, encoded by the coding sequence ATGTCCGACCTGGCCACCAATCTCGCCAAAGCAAACGACTATCTCGCCCGCTTCCGCAAGGACGGCGTGATGAACCATATCGGGGGCGAGAGCGTTGCTGCCGCCGATGGCGGGACGTTTCAGAGCGTGTCGCCCATCGACATGGCGCCGCTCGCGACCGTGGCCCGCGGGACGGTGGCGGATATCGAGCGCGCCGCCAAGGCGGCGAAAGCCGCCTTTCCTGCCTGGGCCGCGATGAACGGCGACGCGCGTAAGGCGCTCCTGCACCGGATCGCCGATGCGATCGTCAAGCGCGCGGAGGAAATCGCGTTCGTCGAATGCATGGACACCGGCCAGGCGCTCAAGTTCATGTCGAAGGCGGCGCTTCGGGGTGCGGAAAACTTCCGCTTCTTCGCCGATCGGGCGCCCGAAGCCCGCGATGGACGGACGTTGCGGGCGCCCGACCAGGTGAACATGACGACACGGGTTCCGATCGGACCCGTCGGCATCATCACGCCGTGGAACACGCCCTTCATGCTGTCCACCTGGAAGATCGCGCCCGCGCTCGCGGCCGGCTGCACGGTGGTTCACAAGCCGGCCGAGTTTTCGCCGCTTTCGGCACGCCTGCTCGTCGAGATCGCGGAGGAGGCTGGGCTGCCGAAGGGTGTCTGGAACCTCGTCAACGGCTATGGCGAGGAGGCCGGCCGGGCGCTGACCGAACACCCCGACATCAAGGCGATCGGCTTCGTGGGCGAGAGCCGCACCGGGTCGCTGATCATGAAGCAGGGAGCGGACACGCTGAAGCGCGTCCATTTCGAACTGGGGGGCAAGAATCCGGTCATCGTCTTTGCGGATGCCGATCTGGAGCGGGCGGCAGATGCGGCCGTCTTCATGATCTACTCCCTCAATGGCGAACGCTGCACGTCGTCGTCGCGCCTGCTCGTCGAAGACAGCATCCATGACGCCTTCACCGCCACCGTGGCGGAAAAGGCGAGGCGCATCCCGATCGGGCATCCGCTCGATCCGAAGACCGTGATCGGTCCCCTGATCCATCCCGATCACGAGAAGAAGGTCCTGTCCTATGTCGAGACGGCGCGACGGGAGGGCGCTACCATCGCGGCTGGTGGCGCGAAGGTCACGACCGGTGAACTCGGCCGGGGGTGCTACGTCGAGCCGACGCTGTTCACCAATGCGCGCAACGACATGCGGATCGCCCAGGAAGAGATCTTCGGTCCGGTGCTCACCGCCATCCCCTTCCGCGACGAGGCGGAAGCGCTGGCGCTCGCAAACGACGTCCCGTACGGACTGACGGGCTATCTCTGGACCTCCGACGTGACGCGCGCCTTCCGGTTCACGGATGCGCTACAGGCCGGCATGATCTGGGTGAACTCCGAGAACGTGCGGCACCTGCCCACACCGTTCGGCGGGATCAAGAACTCGGGCATCGGGCGCGACGGCGGCGACTGGTCGTTCGACTTCTACATGGAGACCAAGAACGTCGCATTCGCCACCGGAGCACATGCGATCGCCAGGCTCGGCGGCTGA
- a CDS encoding 5-carboxymethyl-2-hydroxymuconate Delta-isomerase translates to MPHVSIEYSSNLDGAVDMQRVCDVVHEALAACGLFELGALRVRAIRCDAYAIADRLPRNAFIDMSLRMGAGRASEDRERAGKAIFEAVSNVVAPLLAEPHFALSLEIREIDPVLSWKRNAMHPRLRAAT, encoded by the coding sequence ATGCCGCACGTCTCGATCGAGTACTCGTCGAACCTCGACGGCGCGGTCGACATGCAGCGCGTCTGCGACGTCGTCCACGAAGCGCTGGCCGCCTGCGGGCTGTTCGAACTCGGCGCTCTGCGCGTTCGCGCCATTCGCTGCGACGCCTATGCGATCGCCGATCGACTGCCGCGAAACGCGTTTATCGACATGAGCCTGCGCATGGGCGCCGGCCGCGCCTCCGAGGACCGCGAGCGCGCGGGCAAGGCGATCTTCGAAGCCGTATCCAATGTCGTGGCGCCTCTTCTCGCCGAGCCGCATTTCGCGCTCTCGCTGGAGATCCGGGAAATCGACCCCGTGCTCAGCTGGAAGCGCAACGCCATGCACCCCCGGCTTCGCGCCGCAACGTAG
- the holA gene encoding DNA polymerase III subunit delta: protein MAQKKSHEVDGWLARPDPAAVIVLVYGPDRGLVSERAKRFAGGTGLDLDDPFSVVKLEAGEIEGDPGRLIDEASTVSMFGGRRLIWLRNAGTHKAIAEAVKALCERPPQDAIVLVEAGDLKKNAPLRTVAESARCAMALPCYADEGRSIDQLLDQELQAADMMITLEARQLLKSQVGGDRLASRGEIQKLILYAAGRATIEVADVEASLGDVAGVSADQVVDAMLQGRLAEMDEKMQRALSAGTAPFLLLSTTMRQFQLLSALRADMDVSGRNASSVVAGARPPVFFARRTIVEHALARWTSDALAQGLDRLQQTVLLTRRRPELAVEATRQTLLALGVQSARRGS from the coding sequence ATGGCACAGAAGAAGTCTCACGAGGTCGACGGCTGGCTCGCGCGACCGGATCCGGCAGCCGTGATCGTGCTGGTCTACGGACCGGACAGGGGGCTGGTGTCGGAGCGTGCGAAACGGTTCGCCGGGGGAACCGGACTCGACCTCGACGACCCGTTCTCCGTGGTAAAGCTCGAAGCAGGCGAGATCGAAGGTGATCCGGGGCGGCTGATCGACGAGGCTTCCACCGTGTCCATGTTCGGGGGACGGCGGTTGATCTGGCTGCGCAATGCCGGAACGCACAAGGCAATCGCCGAAGCGGTGAAGGCTCTCTGCGAACGTCCGCCGCAGGACGCCATCGTCCTCGTCGAGGCGGGAGACCTGAAGAAGAACGCGCCCCTTCGCACGGTCGCGGAGAGTGCACGATGCGCGATGGCACTGCCCTGCTACGCCGATGAAGGCCGTTCCATCGACCAGCTTCTGGACCAGGAACTTCAGGCGGCGGACATGATGATCACGCTCGAGGCGCGCCAGCTCCTGAAGTCGCAGGTCGGAGGAGACCGCCTCGCGAGCCGTGGCGAGATCCAGAAGCTGATACTGTACGCCGCCGGGCGCGCTACGATCGAGGTCGCAGACGTCGAAGCATCCTTGGGTGACGTGGCTGGTGTCTCGGCCGATCAGGTCGTCGATGCGATGCTTCAGGGGCGTCTCGCCGAGATGGACGAGAAAATGCAGCGCGCCTTGTCGGCCGGGACCGCCCCGTTCCTGCTTCTGTCGACGACGATGCGCCAGTTCCAGTTGCTGTCCGCCCTGCGCGCCGACATGGACGTCTCGGGACGCAACGCCTCGAGCGTCGTGGCAGGTGCGCGCCCTCCCGTCTTCTTTGCCAGGCGGACGATCGTCGAACATGCCCTCGCACGGTGGACGAGCGACGCCTTGGCCCAGGGCCTCGACCGGCTGCAGCAGACCGTTCTGCTCACCCGTAGACGTCCGGAACTGGCGGTCGAGGCGACACGTCAGACCCTGCTGGCATTGGGCGTGCAGTCGGCCCGCCGCGGCTCCTGA
- the hpaD gene encoding 3,4-dihydroxyphenylacetate 2,3-dioxygenase: protein MPLPKPNLYPPFHIVRLSHVELNVTDLARSRAFWVDTLGLQVTHEDDELITLRAMEERNHHCVILRKSDRPSAGHLAFKVYAEEDLDKAHAWLSARGHAVEWVERPWQHRTLRTRDPQGIPLEFYATMERLAPIHQKYALYKGVKPLRIDHFNCFSTDVDASVGFYNDIGFRVSEYTEDEETKRLWAAWMHRKGGVHDMAFTNGRGPRLHHVAFWVPTPLNIIDLLDLMSTTGYLASIERGPGRHGISNAFFLYVRDPDGHRIEIYCSDYLTIDPDHEPMRWDLKDPQRQTLWGAPAPKSWFEEGTPFADTAIGEPTLAAQPIVAP from the coding sequence ATGCCCCTGCCGAAACCGAACCTCTATCCACCATTCCACATCGTCAGACTGAGCCATGTGGAACTCAACGTCACGGACCTCGCCAGGTCGCGGGCCTTCTGGGTCGACACGCTCGGGCTCCAGGTGACGCACGAGGACGACGAGCTGATCACGTTGCGGGCGATGGAAGAGCGCAATCATCACTGCGTCATCCTGCGCAAGTCGGACCGACCCTCGGCGGGCCACCTTGCGTTCAAGGTCTATGCCGAAGAGGATCTGGACAAGGCACATGCCTGGCTGTCGGCCCGCGGGCATGCAGTGGAGTGGGTCGAGCGGCCCTGGCAGCACCGCACCTTGCGAACCCGCGACCCGCAGGGCATTCCGCTCGAATTCTACGCAACCATGGAACGGCTCGCGCCGATCCACCAGAAGTACGCCCTCTACAAGGGCGTCAAGCCGCTGCGGATCGATCATTTCAACTGCTTCTCCACCGATGTGGACGCCTCGGTGGGCTTCTACAACGACATCGGTTTCCGGGTCAGCGAGTACACCGAGGACGAGGAGACGAAGCGTCTCTGGGCGGCCTGGATGCACCGCAAGGGCGGGGTGCACGACATGGCCTTCACGAATGGCCGGGGCCCGCGGCTGCACCACGTGGCGTTCTGGGTGCCGACGCCGCTCAACATCATCGACCTGCTCGACCTGATGTCGACGACGGGCTATCTCGCCAGCATCGAGCGCGGGCCCGGACGCCACGGCATCTCCAACGCCTTTTTCCTCTACGTCCGCGATCCCGACGGCCACCGCATCGAGATCTACTGCTCGGACTATCTCACCATCGATCCCGACCACGAGCCGATGCGGTGGGATCTGAAGGATCCGCAGCGACAGACGTTGTGGGGGGCGCCGGCGCCGAAGAGCTGGTTCGAGGAAGGCACGCCCTTCGCGGACACGGCGATCGGCGAACCCACGCTCGCGGCGCAGCCGATCGTGGCGCCTTGA